Genomic DNA from Podospora pseudoanserina strain CBS 124.78 chromosome 4, whole genome shotgun sequence:
GACAGGAACATGGAAGCAATAAGGATTCCATAGGCGAAGGGCGTCCAACATGAGGTCGACTTGAAATCGTTCAAGCTCTGCATGACATTAGCATTACCCAGCCCTGCTGCATTCAGTACTCAACTCACAATAAAGTCCCACTTCTCGGTTGGCTGGATCACAACATCCCTCCTTTTATGACTTAAAAATCCCATAATATCGATTGCGCAAACCAGGCGCTAATATCCAGACTGGCCGGCAAAGAGTATGAGGGTATCGACACCGTCGATAAACCCAAAGAATGGCGAAATATATCGTCGACACAACCTAATGCGTCGCTCGTTCGGGTGTGGTGAAAGATCATAGGCTCCAGTCCGCCGTTCGCACAAAGTCGCTCCTCGCCTGCGAGAGTCGACTGTGCTTAGGTCGACCAAGGAGCTTCAATACTCCTCTCCTGAATTCAACGGCCGTAAAAGCAAAGAGATGCCTGCCAGCAAACAAAATGACTGAAAAGAAGGGAGGTCAGAAGCCGGCAGGAAGTAGGGCCGGATAAATGGAGGAGGATAGTTCGGCCACGGATGGCCTCAAGAATCGCCTTGCAGGCTATCGTTGCATTGCTGATTGCTGAGTGGGAAGTAGTTTCGTTGATCGACAGTCCTGATGGCCCAACTTCCAGTCCTTTTCCCTGCCACTTCCAGAAACCCAACAGTAGTATCCTTGAATAGGCGCGCGGTCCAcaggtcggtggtgatgccgaaAGGTGGCAGGTTGGTAATGGATCCCGAGTTTGATCGGCTGGGTAGAATTCCAGTCGCGGGTATCAAGTTGACCGATGGGGAAAAAGATCAGGCGTGGGCGGGGTGTCGCCCTGTAAAAAGCACAATAGGGAAAGTTGTCGCGGTGTCTGATTCGAGGGAGTGATGCTATTGTTCGCTGTGGGCGACtgatgaatgaatgaatggcTGAATAGCTCGTGGTTAGCTTTCGACAGTTGTCCGGAGAGGCCGCCTTTCCGCAGTGGAAGTCCGGGGGGATGAGCGTCAAGGTCAACTCGCGACAAAAAGGACTGGAGGGTAAGGGGCCCCAACGGAAGAAGATGCCGTCCTGGCTCGCAGGGAGGAACCGAGATGCAGGGGGTCTACCACTTGGGCTTCGCAGGCCGACCCTGACTTGTATCTCGACGGATGATTGGCTAGCCTCCGTTGCCAGacgcgggggaggggaacaGCACCACGCCGCGACAAGGAATACACAAGAAATGATGCTGGTCAGTCACTGTTGGGATGAATATTTTGGACGAGGATTGGCGCTAACGCAGGTACCCCTCCGTTGGTTATCGCTTGTCCAACCCCTTGCCCCCGAAGGAGCATTCTCGCTTTCCTGATTGGATCATGTCGCCGCCGTTGCACGCCTCCACTGGGAGAGTGCAGCCATGAAACAGCTCACCAACCACCGATGGGAGGACTCAAACCCAAGTCCTGAATGAAACACGGAGTTCTTGGGCTTCGAAGAAAAGACGCATGCACGCCATTGCGGGAGCGAAGCATGGTGGCGCTTAGCTTAGCAAGCCACCAGATGTCAACATCATCAGTGAGGCTATTCCGACCTGGGAGCTTGTTCTCTTCATCAAATTCAGATTGCCCATCATTAATGACACTCCACCAGCACGGCAATGCACGGCGGAACCACTCCGGGACTTGCATATGAACCATGGATTCCGCATATACAATGGACCTCAAACAGAGACAAACGACAGCTAAATGCCACCTCTCCCAGCGGCATGCAATGCTGCGCTGATACAGTATTCGGCTCTCATACAGCTGCCCTCACTACCAACCTTTAAAGCCATAGCCGCGCGCTTCACCGGGACCACAAGTAAAACATCCACGCAAGTCACAAAAACAGCCCACTTCAGCCCggttcagtcatcaaacaagTCACAAACAAGAGAGCTGGGTCATTCCATGTCCACGTCGTACTTCCACTACCAGTCGGAAAATATCATTGTCTTTTAAAATGTTTGTGTCTACTGTGTATAGCCACACATCTGACCTCCTCCTAGCAGAACTCTAAGCCACACAATGGCATACTCCCAGAGGCCTCACCTCGGTCTACGAAACCAATGAAGCCAACGTTATCATTTGAATTCCCACATGATCTCCAGCATGAACATCCTCACCGAGAATCCACCCATTCTCCGGCCCGTTCCCGCCTCCACACGGTCCGAGCCCGAGAGACCCAACCGGACGGTAGACCACACCACCGATCCAgccacccaaccaccatcccaaccagCTCctattcctcctcctcaatagcctcccccatcccaaactccctctccaccgcccccgcaaACGCCGCCCTCAACTCCATCTGCTCCGTCTCCGTCAACCCCTCCTTACTCCCCCTCCGTCGCCTCGCGctctcccccgtctccctcagcctcacctccccattctcctccaccacctcataACTCCTCCACTCAGTATTCCCCCACCCCGTCCCCCGCCCAtaatcaaccccctcaaaatcctcgGTCAAAAAGTGCAGAAAACCCCCATGCGTCACAGCAACAATATtaacctccccttcccccgcatgatccctccccaaatccctAAACcactccctcgccctcctcgcccgttCAAACAACTTTCTCGGCTCAGGAGCGTACTCACTCCCCGGGCCTTTATCATTCCACCCCTCTTTTACCAAtcccaaatccaccaccttaTCATCAGGAAAGTCGTCCAGTAGTTTTGCAGGTTCGGAGCCTGTGTCGcatggaaagggggagacCTCCTGTATATCAGGCAAGGTAATAACCCTCGGTTTATCAGGCGCGATATCCGGGTTGAAAGACAACAAACAAGTGTAAATCGTGCGACGTAACGGGGACGCCACCAGATGCGTAATCTTGTCGTGATACGGAAAAGATTGATACAATTCCTCACACTGCCGCTTGCCAAGGTCTGTCAAGTCCGGGTCGGGGAGCGCGTGGTTTTCCTGGCAGAGGTTGTGGTAACCCTGCGCGTGGCGGACAAGGTGGACGTAGGTTGGcattttcccttccccttttttATCCAATCTTcggggaaaaaaaagttgaGATGAACAGTCGAGGTGAAGAGATGGGGATGAAagttgagatgagatgagcgTATACGGTGGGTGTGAGCTCAGACTGAACAAACCGACTCAGCTTACAGCCAATGTTATTCAGAAAAGCAGACAAATTGAACCCAAACTTTGAAAAGATGGAAGGAAAATATAAATCAAGACTTTGTCCGCTATATATCCGCGCCAGCTTCCTTGGTGACTCAGAAACCGGATCTCTCACCCACTCACAACCCCACCTCCGCTTTATGCCAATCCCCCGGACCGGTGACGGAATCACTGCTTCTGGAGCCCCCACCATTGTCGGATCCGACCTACGTGTAGTACCCATGACACCCGCGCTCACACGCGGCATGGTGCCTCGACTCTGACTGATCTGTTCCACGGACAGCTTTGATAGGGTGCAACTGGTTCTCATCCACATTATTACGTCAGCGCTTCACCCATTTAACTATGTAGCCGACATGGGACACTTCAGAGGCACTCGCAACAGAGAAACAAAACCATCTAGGTACTCAAATGTCGGTTTTCACACCTCATTACACATAGTTAAAACTATCTATGTATCATGGTCCCGTCTCCCCGCCTGCCAACCGATCCGCTACATCTCATAGTCATATCCTGTCTCACAAATCAATCAAGCTCTCTTCTACTACTGGCTGCTTAGGCGCATGCTGAGGAGCGGCGGGGAAAGACTCTTGGTTGTAGCCCGGAAAGGTCTGACTGGGCTGATGTTGCCAAACAGGCGGAAGCGCAGTTTGCTGAGCAGCCGGATGCTGCCAGtatggttgttgtggttggggcggtggagcttgatgttgctgctgtggctgcgATGGCTGAGCAGGAGCCGAGGCGGGAGTCTGTGGGAGTGAGGGCTGGTATGAAGAATGCATCGGCTGGGCCAAGTTGGGATACGGCGACGCTGCCGGATCAGGGGCAGAAGGAGCGGGCTGTTgcccttgttgttgtggctgCTGTGAATTGAAATAGAAGGAAGCATGTGGGTCGGCCGTAGGGGTGGTCCCAACAGAGTCTCCCGTGCTGGGTGCAGCGAGCTGAGCTTGAGGTGCCTGTTGCTGCGCAACCTCGGTGGGATAGCTAGGCTGCTGAGCATATTGTGACGGGGGCGCAGACGGTGCTGCTGCCCAGCTTCCCGTCCTTTGCGGCACTTGCTGTGGGGCATATTGGCTATTGGGAGGTATTGCTACCGATTCTCGTCTGTCGTAGGGAGGAGCATactgggttggaggttgaggtgttgGCTGTGGGTAAGAGGGATGGCCCACCGACCTCCCGTACTCTTGCGGCTGTTGTTCGCCAGTATAAAAGTGCTCGGCTGGCCCAACCGAGGCTGAGGCGCTCCCTGGAAGGGACGGGTATGGTCCCGCGGGCTGACGGGGTGGGGGAAGACTGTAGCCACCAATGCTGTGTTGGCTGTAGGTTTTGGATAGGCGCTCCTCAAGCATACGGTCGTAGTACCGCACCACGGTCGAAAGCTTGGCATGTAAGTCAAGCAGAGTGTCTGTAGTGGGTTAGCAGGGTACACTTGGGATGGGTCGGGATACTTGACATACCATGCTTGCTCATGGTTTCTCCATAAGTTCGGGCTAGCTTTGGCCGGAGTGTGCCGATGCTGTCGTACAGCTCCTGAATCTGTGGTTCTCGGAGAATGGTT
This window encodes:
- a CDS encoding hypothetical protein (EggNog:ENOG503P254; COG:G), which codes for MPTYVHLVRHAQGYHNLCQENHALPDPDLTDLGKRQCEELYQSFPYHDKITHLVASPLRRTIYTCLLSFNPDIAPDKPRVITLPDIQEVSPFPCDTGSEPAKLLDDFPDDKVVDLGLVKEGWNDKGPGSEYAPEPRKLFERARRAREWFRDLGRDHAGEGEVNIVAVTHGGFLHFLTEDFEGVDYGRGTGWGNTEWRSYEVVEENGEVRLRETGESARRRRGSKEGLTETEQMELRAAFAGAVEREFGMGEAIEEEE